The following are encoded in a window of Halalkalicoccus jeotgali B3 genomic DNA:
- a CDS encoding Cdc6/Cdc18 family protein translates to MGLKDFTREDPIFTDESVLRDTYQPDTLIERDPQLADYQNALRPVINNAPPKNIFVYGQTGVGKTLSTDLVLEKLTQDANTYDDLSIEIVNVICKSLSSSYQVSIRLVNELRAPDDQIALRGHGSGDVYDMLWTELNQLDATHVLFVLDEIDSIGTDDDILYELPRCNANGNVDDTYIGVIGISNNFQFRDNLSARVKDSLCDEEIHFPPYDAEQLRHILETRAQPAFRNDVLTSDIIPLCAAFAAQESGSARRALRILYKAGDLARQTDRSTITEADVREADRVVEEGKTKAELESLPVQNHITLYAILSYALEDETPVRRKQIYQRYKLLADQIDADVKTARTIHDQLSQLTLKGILDVAERNEGIKGGNYYLYDFNVDTAIIRDALEKQHRIGDLFDK, encoded by the coding sequence ATGGGACTGAAGGACTTCACACGCGAGGACCCCATCTTCACCGACGAGTCTGTCCTCCGCGACACCTACCAGCCAGACACCCTCATCGAACGCGACCCCCAACTCGCCGATTATCAGAACGCCCTCCGCCCTGTTATCAACAACGCACCTCCGAAAAATATCTTCGTCTACGGCCAGACCGGTGTCGGCAAAACCCTCTCCACTGATCTCGTTCTCGAAAAACTCACTCAAGACGCCAACACGTACGACGACCTCTCCATTGAGATCGTCAATGTCATCTGCAAAAGCCTCTCCTCCTCTTACCAAGTCTCCATCCGTCTCGTCAACGAACTCCGCGCTCCAGATGACCAGATTGCGCTCCGTGGACACGGCAGCGGTGACGTCTACGATATGCTCTGGACCGAGCTCAACCAGCTTGATGCCACCCATGTCCTCTTTGTGCTTGACGAGATCGACTCCATAGGTACTGACGACGATATCCTCTATGAACTTCCACGTTGCAACGCTAATGGCAACGTCGACGACACCTATATCGGTGTTATCGGCATCTCAAATAATTTTCAATTCCGGGACAACCTTTCGGCGCGCGTCAAGGATAGCCTCTGCGATGAAGAAATTCACTTCCCGCCTTACGACGCTGAACAGCTCCGGCATATCCTCGAAACACGCGCCCAGCCGGCGTTCCGCAACGATGTGCTCACCTCTGACATCATCCCTTTATGCGCTGCCTTTGCTGCCCAAGAATCCGGAAGCGCTCGTCGTGCACTCCGCATCCTGTACAAGGCTGGCGATCTCGCCCGGCAAACCGACCGGTCCACTATTACCGAGGCCGACGTCCGTGAAGCCGACCGTGTTGTTGAAGAAGGCAAAACTAAGGCCGAATTGGAAAGCCTCCCGGTTCAAAACCATATCACCCTGTACGCCATTCTCTCCTACGCGCTTGAAGACGAAACACCAGTCCGGCGTAAACAGATCTATCAACGGTACAAACTACTCGCAGACCAGATCGACGCTGATGTGAAAACGGCACGTACCATCCACGACCAGCTTTCTCAACTCACATTGAAAGGGATTCTCGATGTCGCCGAACGCAATGAAGGTATCAAGGGTGGGAACTACTACCTGTACGATTTCAACGTAGATACCGCGATCATCCGGGATGCGTTGGAAAAGCAGCATCGGATCGGCGACCTATTCGACAAGTAG
- a CDS encoding nucleotidyltransferase domain-containing protein gives MNHETETRSYSGSSISLSIPTHDPDLFKHKATSDVLLFLTNHRFGGFSLREIASQTGHSHQSVRRAVNVLGSNGLVVESLESNQRLVQINRDRLCVPDDPILRIPQPEYHRPVKAAVEELREKISDVVGVILYGSVARGEADRRSDIDLWVLTRSGRAEGQREANAVARDLEEVSFDGDRYAYDIDVEAVQAIPTYTEDIREIVVSGIPIYKTSDFETVENLLLEEGGNDE, from the coding sequence ATGAACCACGAGACGGAGACTAGGAGTTATTCCGGATCTTCTATTTCGCTCTCTATACCGACTCACGACCCAGATCTATTCAAGCACAAAGCAACCAGCGATGTGCTCCTCTTTTTAACCAACCACCGATTTGGCGGCTTTTCACTTCGAGAGATCGCAAGCCAGACTGGTCATTCACACCAGTCTGTGCGACGAGCGGTGAATGTCCTCGGCTCGAATGGACTAGTCGTTGAATCACTGGAGAGCAACCAGCGACTCGTTCAGATCAACCGCGATCGGCTCTGTGTCCCAGACGATCCGATTCTCCGAATCCCGCAACCAGAATACCACCGACCCGTAAAAGCGGCGGTAGAAGAGCTTCGCGAGAAGATCAGTGACGTAGTCGGTGTTATCCTCTACGGGAGTGTGGCTCGGGGAGAGGCTGACCGACGGAGCGATATCGATCTCTGGGTGCTTACTCGGTCTGGACGGGCTGAAGGTCAACGGGAGGCGAACGCTGTTGCTCGTGATCTTGAGGAGGTGTCATTCGATGGGGATCGGTATGCATATGATATTGACGTCGAGGCTGTCCAAGCAATTCCAACTTACACTGAGGATATCCGGGAGATTGTCGTCTCGGGAATCCCGATCTACAAAACGAGTGACTTCGAAACCGTCGAAAACCTCCTGTTGGAGGAAGGAGGCAACGATGAGTAG
- a CDS encoding archaea-specific SMC-related protein, which translates to MPSLQNTPAAVDVEHIGGIDSTSVEFTPGVTILAGRNATNRTSFLQALMAALGSDRASLKGDADQGSVTLSLDDETYTRELTRSPDGVAFAGDPYLEEPQLADLFAFLLESNPARRAVVRNEDLRELILRPVDVEEIEARISQLQAEKRGIDTQLSELSEASRERDSFEEEYARVTNQLETAEADLEEARNSLETAQQSTSDSESTGSDQLDSLRDAQSQLEDTTYDLETEQESVASLEAEQSELEAELEELSAIDEDELDDLASQIEQIRGQKRELDEIIAQLQTVIQFNEQITEDGVTNLLGKEGPSETEADGGAITDQLLADQSDDVTCWTCGSQVGTEQIESTVSRLQDLRQEKVERRNELSRKLEELTAQRKEYTSTRDERAELERALETAETELADRTDRISELEARREELLAETEDLESAVEADEDDEDLLAAQKEVTQLELKRDRLERKQNALAEDIESLESQLDEQEQLEARREEINTELEELRTRIERIEREAIEAFNGHMETVVELLEYGNLARIWLEYRNPNTSKDATFELHVTRKTDDDATYEDSVTHLSESEREVTGLVLALAGYLVHDVHEEMPFILLDSLEAIDSARIAQLVEYLEEYASYIVVALLPEDADALDNKYQRVSEI; encoded by the coding sequence ATGCCCTCGCTTCAGAACACACCTGCCGCCGTCGACGTCGAACATATCGGCGGCATTGACTCGACCTCAGTCGAATTCACACCTGGCGTGACCATCCTCGCCGGCAGGAACGCAACAAATCGAACCTCCTTCCTGCAAGCGCTGATGGCTGCTCTCGGCAGCGACCGAGCATCACTCAAGGGCGATGCCGACCAGGGGAGCGTTACCCTTTCCCTCGACGATGAGACCTATACGCGCGAACTCACACGGTCTCCCGACGGCGTCGCATTCGCTGGCGATCCCTATCTCGAAGAGCCACAATTAGCCGATCTATTCGCATTCCTGCTTGAATCAAACCCCGCTCGACGTGCTGTCGTTCGCAACGAAGACCTTCGGGAGCTCATCCTTCGACCAGTCGACGTCGAAGAGATCGAAGCCCGAATCAGCCAATTGCAAGCCGAAAAACGCGGGATTGACACTCAACTCAGCGAACTCTCGGAAGCTAGCCGTGAGCGTGATTCCTTCGAAGAAGAATACGCACGCGTTACCAACCAACTCGAGACCGCCGAGGCAGACCTTGAGGAGGCTCGCAACTCCTTGGAGACGGCCCAACAATCTACGTCCGACTCCGAAAGTACGGGGTCTGACCAACTCGATTCGCTCCGTGACGCACAATCCCAGCTTGAGGACACTACCTACGATCTCGAGACCGAGCAGGAAAGCGTCGCCTCGCTCGAAGCCGAACAGTCTGAACTCGAAGCCGAACTTGAGGAGCTCTCGGCTATCGATGAGGACGAATTGGATGATCTCGCGAGTCAAATCGAGCAGATTCGTGGCCAAAAGCGAGAACTCGACGAGATCATCGCCCAACTACAGACGGTCATCCAGTTCAACGAGCAGATCACTGAAGACGGTGTCACCAATCTGCTTGGTAAAGAGGGTCCATCCGAGACGGAAGCAGACGGGGGTGCGATCACGGATCAACTGCTCGCGGACCAATCGGACGACGTCACGTGCTGGACGTGTGGCTCGCAAGTAGGTACCGAACAGATCGAGTCGACGGTCTCTCGCCTCCAAGACCTCCGCCAAGAGAAAGTCGAACGACGTAATGAACTCTCTCGAAAACTCGAAGAGCTCACCGCCCAACGGAAGGAGTACACCAGTACGAGAGACGAGCGTGCCGAGCTCGAACGAGCGCTTGAAACGGCCGAAACAGAGCTTGCGGATCGGACTGACCGAATTAGTGAACTCGAAGCACGGCGTGAAGAACTCCTCGCAGAAACCGAGGATCTCGAATCGGCCGTCGAAGCTGACGAGGATGACGAAGATCTCCTCGCGGCTCAAAAGGAGGTCACCCAGCTCGAACTCAAGCGCGATCGTCTCGAGCGCAAACAAAACGCTCTCGCAGAGGATATCGAAAGTCTCGAATCACAACTCGACGAGCAAGAGCAACTCGAAGCCCGGCGTGAGGAGATCAACACAGAACTTGAGGAGCTCCGGACGCGCATTGAACGGATCGAGCGCGAAGCGATTGAAGCGTTCAACGGGCATATGGAGACTGTCGTCGAACTGCTTGAGTACGGGAATCTCGCACGAATTTGGCTCGAATACCGGAATCCGAATACAAGCAAGGACGCGACCTTCGAACTGCACGTGACGCGCAAAACGGACGACGATGCGACCTACGAAGATTCAGTCACACACCTTAGTGAGAGCGAACGTGAAGTCACTGGTTTAGTGCTGGCATTGGCGGGCTATCTCGTTCACGATGTGCACGAGGAAATGCCCTTCATTCTGCTGGACTCATTGGAGGCAATTGATTCCGCGCGCATCGCACAGTTGGTCGAGTATCTTGAAGAGTATGCCTCCTATATCGTGGTCGCCCTTCTGCCGGAAGACGCCGATGCACTCGATAACAAGTATCAGCGTGTCTCAGAGATCTAG
- a CDS encoding DNA-binding protein, translating to MSSGSDPNAILTALERAQDAFEMVGRGRTEFEEGISADTDWKTQLTKACRLLEVVEIIQLQDGYYIAVIELCFGAIERSIEAYALSMTDDTLQDFQDHQFSYDRAHQIGLFERDTAEAMKALYSDNRTESYYGGSRPTAEQAEAMTELAIAVHEFSVSQIREGGVCLCD from the coding sequence ATGAGTAGTGGTTCAGATCCGAACGCTATCCTCACAGCACTTGAACGTGCTCAGGATGCCTTCGAGATGGTTGGACGAGGTCGGACAGAGTTCGAGGAAGGGATTAGTGCCGATACGGACTGGAAGACACAGTTGACAAAAGCATGCCGGCTCCTCGAAGTCGTCGAAATAATCCAACTACAGGACGGGTATTATATTGCCGTCATCGAGCTCTGTTTTGGGGCTATCGAACGCTCGATCGAGGCGTATGCGCTCTCGATGACGGATGATACACTCCAAGACTTCCAGGATCATCAGTTCAGTTACGACCGCGCACACCAGATCGGACTGTTCGAGAGAGATACCGCAGAAGCGATGAAAGCACTCTATAGCGACAATCGGACTGAGAGTTACTACGGAGGGAGCCGACCGACAGCAGAGCAAGCGGAGGCAATGACCGAATTAGCGATCGCTGTCCACGAGTTCTCGGTGAGTCAAATCCGGGAAGGTGGCGTCTGTCTCTGTGACTGA
- a CDS encoding ParA family protein, which yields MTQAFVWWSESGGPGKTTNTMQTAAAIGRDGYDVLALDLDPQRGALTHYAGYDHLDHDTPDKTVEPTVMDTFFGNTDLEDIIVSTPHFDLVPGHEDLSNFESALNSSDRRGVDEYWVIREQLEQLSDQYDVFILDVQATLNDLVDNAIIAARNIMVPIELTPKGDASQQGLESTVGAMDSGFSKMGVDIVIKGTVPSRVGNAKIFEQYRDSMSDRGVPLSPFSIPEHSLLRYTWDQQMDLFSFIESNKTRDLRSYEEHVPLAFKVIGRWMTGDYTYDEAVAQWDAVKDMEMGDATPEKLLGDREQEVNA from the coding sequence ATGACCCAAGCATTTGTCTGGTGGTCAGAATCAGGCGGCCCCGGCAAAACCACAAACACAATGCAAACCGCCGCTGCCATCGGCCGCGACGGCTATGACGTGCTCGCACTGGACCTTGACCCACAACGCGGCGCACTCACCCATTACGCCGGCTACGATCACCTTGACCACGACACACCCGACAAGACGGTTGAACCGACCGTCATGGACACCTTCTTCGGCAACACCGATCTCGAGGATATCATCGTCTCCACACCACACTTTGACCTCGTGCCCGGCCACGAAGACCTCTCAAACTTCGAATCCGCACTCAACAGCTCAGACCGCCGTGGCGTCGACGAATACTGGGTAATCCGCGAACAGCTCGAGCAACTCAGCGACCAGTACGACGTGTTCATCCTTGACGTTCAGGCCACATTGAACGACCTCGTAGACAATGCCATTATCGCCGCCCGTAACATCATGGTCCCCATCGAACTCACACCGAAAGGTGATGCCTCTCAACAAGGGCTGGAATCCACAGTCGGTGCTATGGATTCCGGATTTTCCAAGATGGGCGTCGACATTGTGATCAAAGGCACCGTCCCCAGTCGCGTCGGGAACGCCAAAATCTTCGAACAGTACCGCGATTCCATGTCTGACCGTGGCGTCCCACTTAGTCCGTTCTCCATCCCAGAGCACTCCCTACTGCGGTACACATGGGATCAACAGATGGATCTCTTCTCCTTTATCGAGTCCAATAAGACGCGTGACCTTCGCAGCTACGAGGAGCACGTTCCGCTCGCATTCAAGGTGATCGGCCGGTGGATGACTGGCGACTACACGTACGATGAAGCGGTGGCACAGTGGGATGCTGTCAAGGACATGGAAATGGGTGATGCCACGCCAGAGAAGCTGCTGGGCGACCGTGAACAGGAGGTGAACGCCTGA
- a CDS encoding DUF7260 family protein has protein sequence MRIVSVSYPTTILSASFIGILAVGSASYIGESVLIGWILPSDLSKVGVFVGAPTDLYMIRPIELLHSRSVATSGLTSTLITWIPRAKDIVQTEQKRTRAERDAFEHFGNRVSALEPPSPSSTTLPSDYELTRSLDPHPSSPSTTNEIDVIQQAYRDTVLNTTHYEEEYNESLVQNMTIEFGENLTTAITTHSQLNPSLQQAVIQSATAASIRRARFSNRLDDEIATLTDVEQTLTTTIKRFKQVTERPRHQQSIEDLQETHQELTTCLKTCEQLIEERQTQRTDGYTAEARTDGIVDLQEYLYCSLDVTYPVLVDATTVLEHCTTACRRVEDELVLRL, from the coding sequence ATGAGAATAGTCTCTGTATCGTATCCGACTACTATACTGAGTGCTAGTTTCATTGGTATCCTTGCTGTTGGATCAGCTAGCTATATCGGTGAGTCAGTGCTAATAGGATGGATTTTGCCATCAGACCTCTCTAAAGTTGGTGTTTTTGTGGGTGCACCTACTGATCTTTACATGATACGGCCAATCGAACTACTCCATTCAAGGAGCGTTGCAACCAGTGGACTTACGTCCACGCTTATTACCTGGATTCCTCGCGCCAAAGACATCGTGCAGACAGAACAAAAGCGCACACGCGCTGAGCGGGATGCCTTCGAACACTTTGGCAACCGGGTTAGTGCACTTGAGCCACCATCCCCATCCTCGACTACTCTCCCTTCTGATTACGAACTCACCCGTTCTCTTGATCCACACCCCTCGTCACCATCGACAACGAACGAGATCGATGTTATTCAGCAGGCCTATCGAGACACTGTTCTGAATACTACCCATTACGAGGAAGAATATAATGAATCACTCGTGCAGAATATGACAATAGAGTTTGGAGAAAATCTCACTACCGCGATCACGACACACTCTCAACTCAATCCCTCGCTACAACAGGCCGTCATACAGTCAGCCACAGCAGCCAGCATCCGCCGAGCAAGATTCAGCAACCGATTGGACGACGAAATAGCGACACTCACTGACGTAGAGCAGACCCTGACAACCACTATTAAACGGTTTAAACAGGTTACTGAACGCCCCCGCCATCAACAATCAATTGAGGACCTCCAAGAAACTCATCAGGAACTCACTACGTGTCTCAAGACGTGTGAACAGCTCATCGAAGAGCGTCAAACGCAGCGAACAGACGGGTATACGGCTGAAGCACGCACGGATGGGATTGTGGATCTGCAAGAATACTTGTACTGTTCACTGGATGTTACCTATCCTGTATTAGTGGATGCAACGACAGTACTTGAGCACTGCACAACAGCATGTCGTCGAGTCGAAGACGAACTCGTTCTGCGGCTATAA